CCTGTTTATCCAGTATAAAAGCAAAAAGGAGATCCATTTTGGGTCTCCTTTTCATTTTGAGGAACAAAAACTAAAGCTCTATTAAATTAAATTGAAATTACCATAATCCCTTCTTCCTAAGAAGCAATTGTTTCTGCTAAAATATGACTAAAGTCATGTACATACCGATGAATTATATTAAGGCTGTTTTAGCCTGTTATATAAACTTTCAAGCTAGAAATGTCCTTTTTTAAAAGGCCAAAATGAGGGATATTTATGAAAATAGGAATAATCGGTGGAGGCTCAATAGGTTTATTATTCTCTTATCACCTAAGCGGGCAACATGAGGTCTCTATCTACACTAGGACACAGGAACAAGCAGACGAAATTAATGAAAACGGACTTCATCTTGTAAAAGGTGGAATAGAACAGGGGCCGGCCCGGGTAAATGCTGCCCCGATCCAAGATTGGAGCGGGAACGAAGAATTCATAGTTGTTGCGGTGAAACAGTATCAGCTCCCTAGCTTAATATCCAATCTAAAAGATAAGGCCAGGGGAAGCATCCTTTTCCTCCAGAACGGCTATGGCCATATAAAATGGCTCTCGGAGTTGGCGACTAATAAAATCTATGTCGGCTCCGTTGAACATGGAGCTGTTAGATTGAACGGATTTACAGTCCAACATAATGGCGTGGGTGTAACAAGAACTGCAGTATTTAAAGGAGATCCGGACACTCTTAGAGAATTATCTAATAAGGCTCCTTCAGGTTTTCCATTTATCCTGGAACCTGACTATAAAGAAATGCTCATCAAAAAGCTTGTGGTCAATGCAGTGATCAACCCATTGACGGCAATCCTTAAAGTGAAAAATGGTGAACTGGTCCAGAACCCATTTTATTTTAAAATTTTTGAGCAATTGTTCGAAGAATGTGCATGTATACTTGAACTGACTGATAAGGAGCAGTACTTCAACAACCTTATGGGAGTTTGCGAAAAAACAGCAAATAACCATTCATCTATGTATAAGGATATTGAAATTGGCAGGCAAACAGAAGTTGATGCCATCCTTGGGTATTTGCTCGAATTAGCCAGAAGCAAAAATAAAAAAGCTCCATTAATACATAATTACTATCACTGCATCAAGGGGAAGGAGCACGAAAGGGAGGGAGCATGATGCCGGGATTCTTCTCTGCACTTGTTGCCACATTGATTACAGTTCCAATGATTGGCTACCTCACTGTGTTC
The window above is part of the Mesobacillus jeotgali genome. Proteins encoded here:
- a CDS encoding 2-dehydropantoate 2-reductase; protein product: MKIGIIGGGSIGLLFSYHLSGQHEVSIYTRTQEQADEINENGLHLVKGGIEQGPARVNAAPIQDWSGNEEFIVVAVKQYQLPSLISNLKDKARGSILFLQNGYGHIKWLSELATNKIYVGSVEHGAVRLNGFTVQHNGVGVTRTAVFKGDPDTLRELSNKAPSGFPFILEPDYKEMLIKKLVVNAVINPLTAILKVKNGELVQNPFYFKIFEQLFEECACILELTDKEQYFNNLMGVCEKTANNHSSMYKDIEIGRQTEVDAILGYLLELARSKNKKAPLIHNYYHCIKGKEHEREGA